AGAAGATAAATCATCAACATCATCAACAAATGATTCAACACAGTTTACGTCAGAATTCCTTAATAAAGGCGCCAAACCTTCTTGGCTCATTGAATCAGATACTAAAATATGATACTTTGCTGTACGTTCTGTTGGTACTTCATTCTCCACTAAGGCTTGCTTGTTCATTCTCTTCACTCCCTTAAAATTAAAACTCTCTTTTTAAATAAGTACAACATGCTCAAAAATGAAAGCGCTACAACAAAAAGAACCTTCTGCCCACACGACGGAATCGTGAGGGGCGGAAGGTTCTAACCGCGGTGCCACCCTCATTCATGTGTCACATGACACATCTTAGGGGAGAATGCTCTCCAAAGGTAACGGATTATCCGGATCAATCTACTAGCTAGGAGCGTTCGATTAATCAACTCAGAAGGGCTATCCAAAGCAGGCCTCGTTAGTTCGCACCAACCACTAACTCTCTGATGATGGCTTCTACTTTTTCATTTCTTCATCAACGTTTACAAATATAGTAGAGTGAATACTCTAATTGTTTGATAATTTAACATATTTAAATCCTTCTGTCAAATTGAATGCGAGGCTGAACTTTACTTTGTTGATTCTGATTTAATTGACAAGATCATATGATGTTTTAGAGGAGTTGATAGACATGGAATATACTGTGCAGATAGGGGACACGGTTTCTAAAGTAGCCAAAAAACATGGCATCCGACCATTTGATTTGCTTTTATTTAATCAGCATATTCAAAACAAGCATGATTATGTGATGCCTGGTTCTGTCCTACATATTCCTAAGCATTCAGATGGGGAACTCGAATTAAATGAAATTTGGACAGAGTATGGGCATGAAGATTTAGAAGATGAGTTACCTCGTTTAAAAGCATTAGGTGCAAGAGTCGAAGTGATTGGCTATTCAGTTATGAAAAAGCCTATTTATGCGTTAAGCATTGGGCGAGGGAAGAAGTCTGTTTTTTATTCAGGTGGATGGCATGCAAATGAATGGCATACTTCTAAATTTCTAATGGAATTTACCCGCGCATGCTTATTAGCGTCTGAAGAATCATATAAGCTGTACGGGTATGACCCCTCTGCATTACTTGATGAGATTAAACTATATATCGTTCCAATGGTTAACCCAGATGGCATCGGTCTTGTTTTACAAGGAGTATACAAAGATCATCCATATCGGGAGCAAGTGTTAGAAATAAATAAGGGGATGAGACGCTTTGAACACTGGTCGAGCAATATTCGCGGGGTCGATTTAAATCATCAATGGCCAGCGGGATGGGAAATAGAAGCAAAGGAAAGCCCGCAAGAACCTTGGTCTCGTCATTATAGTGGAGAGGCACCGTTAACAGAACCGGAAGCAAAAGCAATCCACAGGTTTACGTTAAGGCACTCTTTTGAATACGTGCTTGCTTTTCATTCACAAGGTCAAGTCATTTATTGGGGGTACCGCGGACTAGAGCCAGCCATTAGTGAAGAGATGGTTGAACGATTATCTTTAGTAAGCTCCTATACGCCCGTCCAAACCGCAGATAGTGATGGTGGTTTTAAAGATTGGTTCATTCAAGAAACAGGTAGGCCTGGATTTACGATCGAAGTAGGGGTAG
Above is a genomic segment from Bacillus sp. FJAT-45037 containing:
- a CDS encoding M14 family metallopeptidase, giving the protein MEYTVQIGDTVSKVAKKHGIRPFDLLLFNQHIQNKHDYVMPGSVLHIPKHSDGELELNEIWTEYGHEDLEDELPRLKALGARVEVIGYSVMKKPIYALSIGRGKKSVFYSGGWHANEWHTSKFLMEFTRACLLASEESYKLYGYDPSALLDEIKLYIVPMVNPDGIGLVLQGVYKDHPYREQVLEINKGMRRFEHWSSNIRGVDLNHQWPAGWEIEAKESPQEPWSRHYSGEAPLTEPEAKAIHRFTLRHSFEYVLAFHSQGQVIYWGYRGLEPAISEEMVERLSLVSSYTPVQTADSDGGFKDWFIQETGRPGFTIEVGVGTNPLPNESYAEIWSNASMLALEGLTLIKVK